Proteins encoded in a region of the Candidatus Obscuribacter sp. genome:
- the pdxT gene encoding pyridoxal 5'-phosphate synthase glutaminase subunit PdxT, whose product MYKIGILALQGNFAEHQHKLEALGASTVQVRYAHQMADSAAERLDALVIPGGESTAIARLTDEGNAPIFGAIKERALAGMPIWGTCMGSIFLAKEIEGSSQGRLALMDIKVRRNAFGPQKRSFETQLSIPALGEPDFHAVFIRAPLIVQVGKSVEVLASLGDEQIVMARQGHLLASSFHPEMTDDARASVFFEHG is encoded by the coding sequence ATGTACAAAATCGGGATACTTGCCCTGCAGGGTAATTTTGCCGAGCATCAGCACAAACTGGAGGCTCTTGGAGCCTCCACTGTGCAGGTGCGCTATGCCCATCAGATGGCTGATAGTGCCGCTGAGAGGCTGGATGCTCTGGTCATACCAGGTGGTGAGTCCACCGCTATTGCGAGACTGACCGATGAGGGCAATGCCCCTATATTTGGTGCGATAAAAGAGCGTGCTCTGGCTGGTATGCCCATCTGGGGTACTTGCATGGGCTCAATATTTTTAGCTAAAGAGATAGAAGGCTCCAGTCAGGGACGCCTCGCTCTCATGGACATAAAAGTGAGACGTAATGCTTTTGGTCCGCAAAAACGTAGTTTTGAAACACAGCTGTCTATACCTGCTCTGGGTGAGCCCGACTTTCATGCTGTATTTATCCGGGCACCGCTGATAGTGCAGGTAGGTAAGTCGGTAGAGGTACTGGCCTCCCTGGGTGATGAGCAGATAGTGATGGCACGGCAGGGACATCTATTGGCGTCGTCTTTTCATCCAGAGATGACTGATGATGCGCGTGCATCAGTATTTTTTGAGCATGGTTGA